CTTCTTCTTTATTTCTTTTCAAAAAAGAGAAAAAATACTCATTAGAATTAAACACTTTACTTTAGGCTTGGCTGTTTTTAAGAGCCCCAAGCTCCTCATTCTTATTTTTCTTTATTCTTTAATAGTCTGGTTCTTAATTAGTGCTTCTGTCTATTTTGGACTCTTAATATTTAACTTAAATCTTCCTTTTTATACTTCTTTCTTTGTTACCGTAGTCATTGCTATAAGTTTAATGCTTCCCTCGGCCCCAGGTTTTATAGGGACTTTCCAATTTGCTTGTGTCAGTTCTTTAGCTTTATTTCAAGTAAATAAAGATACAGCTTTAAGCTTTTCTATCATCCTTCACGCGATCCAATTTTTACCAATAATATTCATAGGTTATTTCTTTATGATTAAAGAAAATCTCTCTTTTAGTTCCTTTAGAAGAGTAGATAAAAATGACAACCAGTAATTTACTTGACCAAAACTTACTCCTTATCATTGATGGCAACCAAGATGATTATATTATTGACACCGTTAATTATTGGGCCAGCCAAGGGTATAAATACAAGGAATTTAACTTAAAAGACCAAGATCGGATCATCCAAACTTTAAAGGAGACTGTCTATAGTAGTATTCTTATCAACTTAAATAATAGACCTAATTTTATTTTTAATTTTATCTCCACCATTAAAAAGATCACTGCCAGTCCAATCATTATTTTAGCCAATAAAGACGAGAAAGATTCTCTCTTTGACCCTTTATATCAAGAAATTTACCTTTTTATAGAAAAACCTTTTAAACCAGCTCTCCTTTTTCTAACCATTAGAAACGCTCACCAAGTTTACCAACTAAAAGAAAAAATAACCACTCTCTTTAATAGTCTGGTAGAATCTAATAAGAAGATTGAAGAAGGAAATAAGCAATTAAGAGAAATTGAAGATAAAATTGACCTTTTGTTATCTTTAAGGTAGAGGTAAGAGGATGATTAAGAGATACTTTAAATTTGAAGAAATGCAGACTAATTACTCAACAGAAATTATGGCTGGAATTACTACCTTTATGACTATGGCTTACATTATTTTTGTTAATCCTGTAATTTTAAGTAATGCCGGAATGCCAGCAGAAGGGGTATTATTTGCCACTTGTCTTTCTTCTGCTTTGGCCACCTTAGTTATGGGTTTATACGCCAATTACCCTTTTGCCTTAGCTCCTGGTATGGGAATTAATGCTTACTTTGTCTGTGTCTGCCAAAGTACGGGTATTAGTTGGGAAGTAGCCTTGGGCTTAGTCTTCTTTTCTGGAATTGGTTTTCTAATCTTAACGGTCACTAAATTAAGATCATTGATGTTAAGAATCGTTCCTGAATCAATTATTTTTGCTACTTCAGTGGGCATTGGTTTATTCATCGCCTTCATTGGTTTGCAGTATGCTAAAATTATTGTCCCTCGGGCTGAAACTTATGTAGCCTTAGGAGACCTTGCTAATAAAGAAGTCTTATTAGCTATCTTTGGTCTTTTTTTAACCTGCGCTCTTATTGTTCGGCAAATAAAGGGAGCTATTTTTTTAGGAATTCTCTTGACCACAGGAGTAGCTATTTGCTTAGGTATTACTCATTTTCCTTTTACCTTGATAGGAATTCCTGACTGGAAAAGTACTTTTCTTAAGCTCGATATCTCTTCGGCTCTTGAATTAGGCCTTTTAAATGTAGTCTTTACCTTTTTATTTGTAAATTTATTTGACAATATTGGAACTTTAGCTGGCGTAGGAACTCAAGGTAATTTCTATAAAGATGGAGATTTACCCCGAAGTGATAAAGCTTTAACTTCAGATGCCACCGGAACTATCATCGGTTCTTTATTAGGAACATCGACGGTCACCACTTATATTGAAAGCGCTTCAGGAGTAGCGGTAGGCGGCCGGACTGGATTTGTTAGTGTTGTAGTAGCTATCTTCTTTTTACTGGCTATCTTCTTTTCTCCTTTAATTGAAATAATACCAAAAGCAGCTACTGCACCTGCTTTAATCTTAGTGGGGAGCTTGATGATGCAAAATGTCTCCAAGATATTTTGGAATGATCCCTCAGAAGGCATTCCAGCTTTTCTCACCATTATCACCATGCCTCTTACTTACAGTATTGCTAATGGACTTGCTATTGGTTTTATATCTTATACCTTGATCAAGCTCTTTAGTGGCGAAGGTAGCTTTGTTCATTGGTTAGTGTATCTACTATCACTCTTATTTATCTTAAAGTTTATCCTTTTAGGTGCTTAAGTTGCCTGATATAGCACTTATTAATGAAAATTTGACATAGAGCAAATTAATTTGAGGGCAAACAAGTTTATCTTTTATTGCTCGGCATTATTTCCTATGTCTAGTTTTCGTTAATAACTACTATAATCTTTAAAGAAGGAAATGGTTACTATGTTAAATCTCGATGGTTTAACCATAGAATGGTTAGGACAGGCCAGCGTTAAGATAAAGAGCGAGAAAATTATCTACATCGATCCTTACCACCTTAAAGACCCAGTAGAAAAAGCAGACTTAATCTTAGTTACTCATAGCCACTATGACCATTATAGTCCCCAGGATATAGCTAAATTAACTAAATCTACTACCTTCGTAGCCATCCCAGAAGATGCTAAAAAAGATCTTTTCTCCCTTATTAATCAAAACAATCTAATTACCGTGGTTCCAAATCAAACCTATAAGATGGGTAATTTAGAGATATTAACTATTCCTTCTTATAACTTAAATAAGCCCTTCCATCCCCTAAAGAATAATTGGGTAGGATATATAATGAGCTTAAATCAAAAGAAGATCTATCATGCCGGAGACACAGATTGCATCCCAGAGATGTCTAAGTTAAAAAATATTACGGTCGCTCTTTTACCAATTGGGGGAACATATACAATGGATAGCCTTGAAGCTGCTAAGGCGGTAAGTATTATCAAACCAGAGATAGCTATTCCTATTCACTATGGTACTATCGTTGGCACTAAAGGAGACGCCCTAAAATTTAAAGAACTTTGTAGTTTGAGGGTAGAAATACTATGATTACCGATGCTCAATTTTAATCTGGTCTCCCCTTTTCAACCTAAAGGCGATCAACCCCAAGCTATATCTGCTCTTATCAAGGGATTACAAAACCATCAAAGATTTCAAACCTTACTGGGGGTTACCGGATCGGGGAAGACCTTCGCTATTGCCCAGATAATTGCTTTCTATAACAAACCAACCTTAATCATCTCTCATAACAAGACTTTAGCTGCTCAGTTATATAATGAATTTAAAAATTTATTTCCTCATAACCAAGTTGAATACTTTGTAAGTTTTTATGATTACTACCAACCCGAAGCTTACCTTCCTCAAACCGATACCTATATTGAAAAAGATAGTTCTATTAATGAAGAAATAGATCGAATGCGCCTTTCAGCTACTTCATCCCTCCTCCAAAGAAACGATGTCATTATTATAGCTTCGGTATCAGCTATCTATAACTTAGGCTCTCCTCAAGACTACTTTGACTCGACCATATTTTTAAAAAAAGGAGAAAGTATCCCCAGAGAAACTTTTCTTCGAAAATTAATTGCTATTCATTACGAAAGATCTGACCTTGAGTTTAGTAGGGGCAAATTTAGAATTCGAGGAGATGTAGTCGACATATTTTCCTCTTATAGCAAAGAAAGCTTAAGAGTAGAATTTTTAGGAGATGAAATTGAATCTCTTAAGATTATTGACCCCGTGGATCAACAACTGATTTCCATAGTAGAAAAATATACTCTTTATCCAGCTAAACACTTTATTACCTCTTCTCAAAAATTAAAAAAAGCTATTATTTCTATTAAAGAAGAACTTGAAGAAAGGGTCAAAGAATTATCTAAGCAAGGAAAATTATTAGAAGCTAAACGATTAGAAGTAAAAACTAACTATGATTTAGAGCTTTTAGCTGAAACTAGCTACTGCCCTGGAATAGAAAATTATTCTCGACATTTAAGCGACCGCTTTCCTGGTGAACGGACATACACTTTACTTGACTATTTTCCTGAGGATTATCTTCTGGTGATCGATGAATCCCATATAACGATACCTCAAATTAAAGGTATGTACGAAGGAGACTATTCTCGAAAAATGTGCTTAGTGGAATATGGTTTTAGGCTTCCTTCTGCTTTAGATAACCGTCCCTTGAAATTTCATGAATTTGAAAATTTAATCAATAAAGTCATCTTCACTAGCGCTACCCCCGGTCCTTATGAGTTGGAAAGATGTCCTTTGATGATTGAGCAGATAAATCGACCCACTGGCCTTTTAGATCCCGAAATAATAGTAAGGCCTACTCAAAACCAAGTTTTAGACTTAATAAAAGAGATTAAAAAAAGAATTGAAAAGAAGGAAAGAGTTTTAGTGATTACCTTGACTAAGAAGATGGCTGAAGACCTGTCATTTTATCTTGATAAAATTAATTTAAAGGTAAGATATCTTCACTGTGAAATTAATACATTAGAAAGAGTCTCTATTTTAAAAGAATTACGTTTAGGTAATTTTGATGTTTTAGTAGGAATAAATTTACTTAGAGAAGGTCTTGATTTACCTGAAGTCTCGTTAATAGCTATCTTAGACGCTGATAAAGAAGGTTTTTTAAGAAGTGAACGTTCTCTTATTCAATTATGCGGCCGAGCAGCCAGGCATATCAATGGCACCGTAATAATGTATGCTAAGACCATTACTTCTTCTATGAAAAAGACTATTGAAGAAACCAAAAGAAGACGTCTGATCCAACAATCTTATAATAAAGAACATCATATCACCCCTACCACCATTTCTAAACCTATTACGGAAACCTTTCCCCAGCTTCTTCCCGATATAAAAAGAGAAAAGACTAAAATAAAATTTCAAGGAGATTTAAAAAAGACCCTTAAGTATTTATACAAAGAGATGTATCAATTAGCTAATCAATTAGAGTTTGAAAAAGCAGCCGAAATAAGGGATGAAATTTATTGCTTAGAAAAAACTGGCAAAGAAGCATCAACTACTATAAAATTATAATTACAGCACTTATTATACGAAAATTTGACATAGAGCAAATTAATTGAGTGCCAACGAGTTTATCTTTTATTACTCGGTATTATTTCCTATGTCTAGTTTTCGTTAATAACTACTATATTCGGCTCTTTCTCATTTTAAAT
Above is a window of bacterium DNA encoding:
- a CDS encoding NCS2 family permease yields the protein MIKRYFKFEEMQTNYSTEIMAGITTFMTMAYIIFVNPVILSNAGMPAEGVLFATCLSSALATLVMGLYANYPFALAPGMGINAYFVCVCQSTGISWEVALGLVFFSGIGFLILTVTKLRSLMLRIVPESIIFATSVGIGLFIAFIGLQYAKIIVPRAETYVALGDLANKEVLLAIFGLFLTCALIVRQIKGAIFLGILLTTGVAICLGITHFPFTLIGIPDWKSTFLKLDISSALELGLLNVVFTFLFVNLFDNIGTLAGVGTQGNFYKDGDLPRSDKALTSDATGTIIGSLLGTSTVTTYIESASGVAVGGRTGFVSVVVAIFFLLAIFFSPLIEIIPKAATAPALILVGSLMMQNVSKIFWNDPSEGIPAFLTIITMPLTYSIANGLAIGFISYTLIKLFSGEGSFVHWLVYLLSLLFILKFILLGA
- the uvrB gene encoding excinuclease ABC subunit UvrB, giving the protein MLNFNLVSPFQPKGDQPQAISALIKGLQNHQRFQTLLGVTGSGKTFAIAQIIAFYNKPTLIISHNKTLAAQLYNEFKNLFPHNQVEYFVSFYDYYQPEAYLPQTDTYIEKDSSINEEIDRMRLSATSSLLQRNDVIIIASVSAIYNLGSPQDYFDSTIFLKKGESIPRETFLRKLIAIHYERSDLEFSRGKFRIRGDVVDIFSSYSKESLRVEFLGDEIESLKIIDPVDQQLISIVEKYTLYPAKHFITSSQKLKKAIISIKEELEERVKELSKQGKLLEAKRLEVKTNYDLELLAETSYCPGIENYSRHLSDRFPGERTYTLLDYFPEDYLLVIDESHITIPQIKGMYEGDYSRKMCLVEYGFRLPSALDNRPLKFHEFENLINKVIFTSATPGPYELERCPLMIEQINRPTGLLDPEIIVRPTQNQVLDLIKEIKKRIEKKERVLVITLTKKMAEDLSFYLDKINLKVRYLHCEINTLERVSILKELRLGNFDVLVGINLLREGLDLPEVSLIAILDADKEGFLRSERSLIQLCGRAARHINGTVIMYAKTITSSMKKTIEETKRRRLIQQSYNKEHHITPTTISKPITETFPQLLPDIKREKTKIKFQGDLKKTLKYLYKEMYQLANQLEFEKAAEIRDEIYCLEKTGKEASTTIKL
- a CDS encoding MBL fold metallo-hydrolase, translated to MLNLDGLTIEWLGQASVKIKSEKIIYIDPYHLKDPVEKADLILVTHSHYDHYSPQDIAKLTKSTTFVAIPEDAKKDLFSLINQNNLITVVPNQTYKMGNLEILTIPSYNLNKPFHPLKNNWVGYIMSLNQKKIYHAGDTDCIPEMSKLKNITVALLPIGGTYTMDSLEAAKAVSIIKPEIAIPIHYGTIVGTKGDALKFKELCSLRVEIL